Proteins encoded within one genomic window of Formosa agariphila KMM 3901:
- the cysM gene encoding cysteine synthase CysM produces the protein MIKSESILDQIGKTPLVEVTHLHDNKNVKLFLKLEGNNPGGSVKDRAAFNMINEALKRGDIKKGDTLVEATSGNTGIALAFIAPLLGVNMVLIMPENSTEERIKTMRAYGAELILTSSDVGIEGARDYAIKLHEEKGYFMLNQFSNSDNWKAHYKTTGPEIWDATQGEITHFVSAMGTTGTIMGVSTYLKEKNKSITIVGAQPKDGAKIPGIRKWPEAYLPEIFDKTKVDQVVDVSEEDAKMITQRLAKEEGVFAGMSSGGSVASALKIIENLESGVVVAIICDRGDRYLSSPLFDN, from the coding sequence ATGATTAAATCTGAAAGTATTTTAGATCAAATAGGGAAAACACCTTTAGTAGAAGTTACACATTTACATGATAATAAAAATGTAAAATTATTTCTGAAATTAGAAGGAAATAATCCAGGAGGAAGTGTAAAAGATAGAGCTGCGTTTAATATGATAAACGAAGCTTTAAAGCGTGGCGATATTAAAAAAGGCGATACTTTAGTTGAAGCGACTAGTGGAAACACCGGAATTGCTTTAGCATTTATTGCGCCTTTATTAGGTGTGAATATGGTGCTTATTATGCCAGAAAATTCAACCGAAGAGCGAATTAAAACCATGCGTGCTTATGGTGCAGAATTAATTTTAACCTCTAGTGATGTTGGTATTGAAGGTGCTCGTGATTATGCCATAAAATTACATGAGGAGAAAGGCTATTTTATGCTGAATCAATTTTCGAACTCAGATAACTGGAAAGCACATTATAAAACTACGGGACCAGAAATTTGGGACGCAACCCAAGGTGAAATTACGCACTTTGTTTCTGCAATGGGAACTACCGGAACCATAATGGGCGTATCTACATATTTAAAAGAAAAAAATAAAAGCATAACTATAGTAGGAGCACAACCTAAAGATGGTGCTAAAATCCCGGGTATTCGTAAGTGGCCAGAAGCGTACTTGCCAGAAATTTTCGATAAAACTAAAGTCGATCAAGTTGTTGATGTTAGTGAAGAAGATGCCAAAATGATCACGCAGCGTTTAGCCAAAGAAGAAGGTGTCTTTGCAGGCATGAGCAGTGGAGGTTCTGTAGCAAGTGCCTTAAAAATTATAGAAAATTTAGAATCCGGAGTTGTCGTAGCTATAATTTGCGACCGCGGAGATCGTTATTTATCGTCCCCATTATTCGATAATTAG
- a CDS encoding homocysteine S-methyltransferase family protein codes for MSNIYQAIQERVLVLDGAMGTMLQRYNFSEEDFRGERFKDYLSSLKGNNDLLSLTQPQAIADIHRKYFEAGADIVETNTFSGTTIAMADYDMEDLVYELNFESARIAKQVADEITKENPDKPRFVAGSIGPTNRTASLSPDVERPEYRAVTFEELRQAYHQQTEALLDGGVDMLLVETIFDTLNAKAALFAIDQVQEERGIKIPIMVSGTITDASGRTLSGQTVEAFLLSISHIPLLSVGFNCALGADQLQPYLSRLSNETEFYTSAHPNAGLPNAFGEYDQTAEQMQELIESYLKENIVNIIGGCCGTTPEHIKLIAEVAAKYKPRQAVVSA; via the coding sequence ATGTCAAATATTTATCAAGCCATACAAGAACGTGTTTTAGTACTAGACGGTGCTATGGGTACCATGTTGCAACGTTATAATTTTTCTGAAGAAGATTTTAGAGGAGAGCGTTTTAAAGATTACCTATCTTCATTAAAAGGAAATAACGATTTATTGTCGTTAACCCAACCGCAAGCTATTGCAGATATTCATCGTAAATATTTCGAAGCTGGAGCAGATATTGTAGAAACCAACACCTTCTCGGGAACAACAATCGCTATGGCAGATTACGACATGGAAGATTTGGTGTACGAACTTAATTTCGAATCGGCTAGAATTGCAAAGCAAGTAGCAGACGAAATAACTAAAGAAAACCCAGATAAACCTAGATTTGTTGCAGGTAGTATTGGTCCAACAAACCGTACTGCAAGTTTATCTCCAGATGTAGAACGTCCGGAATATCGCGCAGTAACGTTCGAAGAATTAAGACAGGCCTATCATCAGCAAACAGAAGCGTTGTTAGACGGTGGTGTAGATATGCTTTTAGTTGAAACTATTTTCGATACTTTAAATGCTAAAGCGGCATTGTTTGCCATAGATCAAGTACAAGAAGAACGCGGTATTAAAATTCCGATTATGGTCTCAGGTACGATAACTGATGCCTCTGGCCGAACATTGTCTGGTCAAACTGTTGAAGCATTTTTATTGTCAATCTCTCACATCCCTTTATTGAGTGTTGGGTTTAATTGTGCTTTAGGAGCCGATCAATTACAGCCTTACTTAAGTCGTTTATCTAACGAAACAGAGTTTTATACGTCTGCACATCCTAATGCAGGATTGCCAAATGCTTTTGGAGAATACGACCAAACGGCAGAGCAAATGCAAGAGCTTATCGAGAGTTATTTAAAAGAAAACATCGTTAATATTATTGGAGGATGTTGCGGTACGACACCAGAACATATTAAACTAATTGCAGAAGTTGCTGCAAAATATAAACCTAGACAAGCCGTTGTTAGCGCTTAA
- the metH gene encoding methionine synthase, with protein sequence MSKNNKPKYLSLSGLEPLIVTPESNFINVGERTNVTGSRKFLRLIKEEKFDEALDVARDQVEGGAQIIDVNMDEGMLDGAEAMVKFLNLIASEPDIARVPIMIDSSKWDIIEAGLQVVQGKSVVNSISLKEGEEAFIHHAKLVKRYGAAMVVMAFDEDGQADTYQRRIDICKRSYDILVDKVKFPPQDIIFDPNIFPVATGMEEHRLNALDFFNATKWIRENLPYANVSGGVSNVSFSFRGNTVVREAINSAFLYHAIKHGLNIGIVNPTMLEVYDEIPKDLLQHVEDVLFNRSDDATERLLDFAETVKGDKKVDEAKILEWRSHELQDRITHALVKGIDAFIIEDVEQARQESAKPIEVIEGHLMIGMNVVGDLFGSGKMFLPQVVKSARVMKKAVAYLQPFIEAEKDGKQEFAGKILMATVKGDVHDIGKNIVSVVLGCNNYEIVDLGVMVPPERIIETAKAENVDVIGLSGLITPSLDEMVYLSKEMERQKFTIPLLIGGATTSRAHSAVKIAPNYTNAVVHVNDASRAVTVVGNLLNKDNKIYKEQIREEYEKFREQFLKRGKKKNFVTIEEARKRKFKIDWNTSDIVKPNQLGVQVLQDFDITKLEEFIDWSPFFRSWDLHGKYPDILTDEVVGEQATELFADAKELLKRVFDEKLLGAKAIFGLFPANSVNDDDIEIYGEDGKPKVTFLTLRQQLDKRAGVPNFALSDFIAPKDTGITDYMGCFCVSTGFGTAELAKEFEAKHDDYNSIMIKALADRLAEAFAEYLHKEIRINYWGYDSNETLSNEDLIKETYKGVRPAPGYPACPDHLEKKTIWKLLKVKEEIGVEITDSLAMWPAASVSGYYFANKEAKYFGLGKITNDQLVDYAKRRGISNEEAEKWLSPTLAD encoded by the coding sequence ATGTCAAAAAATAATAAGCCTAAATATTTAAGTCTTTCTGGATTAGAGCCATTAATCGTGACTCCAGAAAGTAATTTTATAAATGTAGGAGAACGAACTAATGTTACCGGTTCTAGAAAATTCTTACGATTAATTAAAGAAGAAAAATTTGATGAAGCTCTAGATGTTGCCCGCGACCAAGTAGAAGGTGGTGCGCAAATTATCGATGTGAACATGGATGAAGGAATGTTAGATGGTGCAGAAGCCATGGTAAAATTCCTGAATTTAATTGCTTCAGAGCCAGATATTGCTCGTGTGCCTATCATGATCGATAGTTCGAAATGGGATATTATTGAAGCTGGACTTCAGGTAGTTCAAGGAAAATCGGTAGTAAATTCAATCAGTTTAAAAGAAGGAGAAGAGGCGTTTATTCATCATGCTAAATTGGTGAAACGTTACGGTGCTGCCATGGTTGTAATGGCATTCGATGAAGATGGTCAAGCCGATACCTATCAGCGTCGAATAGATATCTGTAAGCGTTCTTACGATATCTTGGTCGATAAAGTTAAGTTTCCACCTCAAGATATTATTTTTGATCCAAATATTTTTCCTGTGGCTACAGGAATGGAAGAGCATCGCTTAAATGCATTAGATTTCTTTAATGCAACAAAATGGATTCGAGAAAATTTACCGTACGCCAATGTTTCTGGAGGAGTGAGTAATGTGTCGTTTTCGTTTAGAGGAAACACCGTTGTTCGTGAAGCAATAAACTCTGCATTCTTATACCACGCCATCAAACATGGATTAAATATTGGAATTGTAAACCCGACCATGTTGGAGGTTTACGACGAAATTCCTAAAGATCTTTTACAACATGTAGAAGATGTATTATTCAACCGTAGTGATGATGCAACAGAGCGGTTATTAGACTTCGCAGAAACTGTAAAAGGAGATAAAAAAGTTGATGAAGCCAAAATTTTAGAATGGCGTAGTCACGAGTTACAAGATAGAATTACGCATGCTCTAGTAAAGGGAATTGATGCCTTTATTATTGAAGACGTAGAACAAGCACGTCAAGAATCGGCAAAGCCTATCGAAGTTATCGAAGGCCATTTAATGATTGGAATGAATGTGGTTGGAGATTTATTCGGAAGCGGAAAAATGTTCTTGCCTCAGGTGGTTAAGTCTGCTCGAGTGATGAAAAAAGCCGTAGCCTATTTACAACCTTTCATTGAAGCAGAAAAAGACGGTAAGCAAGAGTTTGCTGGTAAAATTTTAATGGCGACAGTTAAAGGAGACGTACACGATATTGGTAAAAATATTGTAAGTGTGGTACTTGGGTGTAATAATTATGAGATCGTAGACCTTGGTGTTATGGTGCCGCCAGAGCGAATTATAGAAACCGCTAAAGCTGAAAATGTAGATGTTATTGGATTAAGCGGATTAATAACACCATCGTTAGACGAAATGGTGTATTTGTCTAAAGAAATGGAGCGTCAGAAGTTTACCATTCCATTACTTATTGGTGGTGCAACCACATCGCGAGCACATTCGGCTGTTAAAATCGCGCCTAATTATACCAATGCTGTAGTGCATGTTAATGATGCCTCTAGAGCAGTTACCGTAGTTGGGAATTTATTGAATAAAGACAATAAAATATATAAAGAACAAATTCGTGAAGAGTACGAGAAGTTCCGTGAGCAATTCTTAAAACGTGGTAAGAAGAAAAACTTTGTCACGATTGAAGAGGCTAGAAAGCGTAAATTTAAAATTGATTGGAATACCTCAGACATTGTAAAACCGAATCAGTTAGGAGTTCAAGTGCTTCAAGATTTCGACATTACTAAACTGGAGGAATTTATCGATTGGAGTCCGTTTTTTAGAAGTTGGGATTTACACGGGAAATATCCGGATATTTTAACCGATGAGGTTGTGGGCGAACAAGCAACAGAATTATTTGCCGATGCAAAGGAATTATTAAAACGCGTATTCGATGAGAAATTGTTGGGCGCTAAAGCAATCTTCGGACTGTTTCCTGCAAACAGCGTTAACGATGATGATATTGAGATTTATGGTGAAGATGGCAAACCAAAAGTTACCTTTTTAACCTTACGTCAGCAGTTAGATAAACGTGCAGGTGTTCCTAATTTTGCGTTGTCAGATTTTATTGCACCTAAAGATACTGGAATAACAGATTATATGGGATGTTTCTGTGTAAGTACAGGTTTTGGAACTGCAGAATTAGCAAAAGAATTCGAAGCGAAGCACGACGACTATAATTCAATTATGATTAAGGCGCTTGCCGATCGTTTAGCAGAAGCCTTTGCAGAATATCTTCATAAAGAAATTAGAATCAATTATTGGGGTTACGATTCTAATGAAACACTTTCTAACGAAGATTTAATTAAAGAAACCTATAAAGGTGTGCGTCCTGCACCAGGATATCCAGCATGTCCGGATCACCTAGAAAAGAAAACCATTTGGAAACTTCTTAAGGTTAAGGAAGAAATTGGGGTAGAAATTACAGACAGCTTAGCCATGTGGCCAGCTGCTAGTGTAAGCGGATATTATTTTGCTAATAAAGAAGCAAAGTATTTTGGCTTAGGAAAAATTACCAACGATCAATTGGTAGATTATGCCAAACGTCGAGGTATTAGTAACGAAGAAGCAGAGAAGTGGTTAAGTCCAACATTAGCCGATTAA
- the metF gene encoding methylenetetrahydrofolate reductase [NAD(P)H], whose protein sequence is MKVTDHIKQANGKTLFSFEVIPPQKGKNIQDLYNNIDPLMEFKPPFIDVTTSREEYVYVDKGNGLLDKRITRMRPGTVGICASIMHKYKVDAIPHLLCGGFTKEETEYVLVDCHYLGLDNVVALRGDARKDESYFIATEGGNHFASELVEQISNLNQGKYLHDDIKVEHNYDFCIGVAGYPEKHMESPSLNTDLKRLKAKVDAGADYVVTQMFFDNQKYFDFVEKAREIGITVPIIPGIKPLAVKRHLQILPQVFKIDLPEDLIDAVERCKDNKAVRQVGIEFAIQQSKELKAAGVPFLHYYSMGKSDNIKAIASALF, encoded by the coding sequence ATGAAAGTTACAGATCACATAAAACAAGCCAACGGAAAAACATTATTCTCTTTTGAAGTTATTCCGCCTCAGAAAGGTAAAAATATTCAAGATTTATATAATAATATAGATCCGTTAATGGAGTTTAAACCACCATTTATAGATGTTACAACGTCTCGCGAAGAGTATGTGTATGTCGATAAAGGTAACGGACTTTTAGATAAGCGAATCACGCGTATGCGTCCTGGAACTGTTGGGATTTGTGCCTCAATTATGCATAAATATAAAGTAGACGCTATTCCGCATTTACTTTGTGGTGGATTTACTAAAGAAGAAACCGAATATGTGCTAGTAGATTGTCATTATTTAGGCTTAGACAATGTTGTGGCTTTACGTGGAGATGCACGTAAAGATGAGTCGTATTTTATAGCCACAGAAGGTGGAAACCATTTTGCTAGTGAATTGGTGGAGCAAATCTCAAATTTAAATCAAGGAAAATACCTTCACGACGATATTAAAGTAGAGCATAATTACGATTTCTGTATTGGTGTAGCTGGATATCCAGAAAAGCATATGGAATCCCCGTCTTTAAATACGGACTTAAAACGTTTAAAAGCGAAGGTAGATGCTGGTGCAGATTATGTGGTGACACAAATGTTTTTCGACAATCAGAAATATTTCGATTTTGTAGAAAAAGCTAGAGAGATTGGTATAACGGTTCCAATTATTCCGGGAATCAAACCTTTGGCCGTAAAACGTCATTTACAAATTCTTCCTCAAGTGTTTAAAATCGATTTACCAGAAGATTTAATAGATGCTGTAGAAAGGTGTAAAGACAATAAAGCTGTTAGACAAGTAGGTATCGAGTTTGCTATTCAGCAATCTAAAGAATTAAAAGCTGCAGGTGTACCATTTTTACATTATTATTCTATGGGAAAAAGTGATAATATAAAAGCCATAGCATCCGCTTTATTCTAA
- a CDS encoding acyloxyacyl hydrolase, whose translation MKQLLLLLCFLTSLMMYSQETFKSSYVDVNYFQGNIALHNNYILHLIEGHPEGVIVSWNKKTFGQEDWQEGYNYPDYGASFSYQNLKSETLGNNYALYAHYNFYFFKRHLMFRIGQGLAYNTNPYDKYDNYKNIAFGSTILSSTYFMLNYKRERIFDRFGLQAGVSLIHYSNANVVAPNSSINSVTLNVGLTYNLDDEDQEYKHTVVKENFTQPIKYNFAFRSGVNESDVIGMGQSAFYVLSAYADKRLSKKSAVQFGTDIFFSNFLKDLIDYNAVAFPENNIDPDTDYKRVGLFVGHELFINKMSVESQVGYYVYYPFDFEGRTYLRIGLKRYFGEKWFAALSLKTHGAKAECVEFGVGIRL comes from the coding sequence ATGAAGCAACTGCTACTTTTATTGTGTTTCCTGACATCGTTGATGATGTATTCTCAAGAGACATTCAAATCATCTTATGTCGATGTTAACTATTTTCAAGGTAATATAGCGCTTCATAACAACTATATTTTACATCTTATTGAAGGTCATCCTGAAGGTGTTATTGTAAGTTGGAATAAAAAAACGTTCGGACAAGAAGATTGGCAAGAAGGGTATAATTATCCAGACTATGGTGCTTCTTTTTCGTATCAGAATTTAAAAAGTGAAACCTTAGGAAATAACTATGCGCTTTATGCGCATTATAATTTTTATTTCTTTAAGAGGCATTTAATGTTTCGTATTGGTCAAGGTTTAGCCTATAATACCAATCCGTACGATAAATACGATAATTATAAAAACATCGCCTTCGGCTCTACAATTTTAAGTAGTACGTATTTTATGCTGAATTATAAGCGGGAACGTATTTTCGACCGTTTTGGACTTCAAGCGGGTGTATCGCTTATTCATTATTCTAATGCCAATGTAGTGGCGCCAAATTCGAGTATAAATTCAGTCACACTAAATGTGGGTCTAACATATAATTTAGACGATGAAGATCAGGAGTATAAGCATACAGTTGTAAAAGAAAATTTTACGCAACCTATAAAGTATAATTTTGCTTTTCGTAGTGGTGTAAATGAAAGCGATGTTATTGGCATGGGGCAATCTGCATTCTATGTGCTTTCTGCATATGCCGATAAACGTTTGTCTAAAAAGAGTGCTGTGCAATTTGGAACAGATATATTCTTTTCAAATTTCTTAAAAGATTTAATTGACTATAACGCTGTAGCTTTTCCAGAAAATAATATAGACCCAGATACCGATTATAAGCGTGTAGGTTTATTTGTTGGGCACGAATTGTTTATCAATAAAATGTCTGTAGAATCTCAAGTCGGCTATTATGTGTATTATCCGTTCGATTTTGAAGGAAGAACGTATCTAAGAATCGGTTTAAAGCGTTATTTTGGAGAAAAATGGTTTGCAGCACTTAGTTTAAAAACTCACGGAGCAAAAGCAGAATGTGTTGAATTTGGAGTAGGAATACGATTGTAG
- a CDS encoding head GIN domain-containing protein, protein MMKKIIAIFVVFLLCSCDSEDASDCFQTTGELTSKTIGIDTFDRILVNRNIELTIIQGSELKAFIETGENLMNDVEVHVIDGELQLTDNNTCNLFRNYDPTKITITTPTSFYQIRSSTQFEVKSEGVLTLDELQLFSEDFNAEESFNVGDFRLQLDVEELIVVSNNISVFYISGTTNKLTVGFYAGAGRFEGANLIAQSVNIFHRGSNDIIVNPQELLTGELVSTGDVISKNKPEIVEVDTKYKGQLYFQE, encoded by the coding sequence ATGATGAAAAAAATAATAGCCATATTTGTAGTGTTTTTACTGTGTTCTTGCGATAGCGAAGATGCGTCTGATTGCTTTCAGACCACCGGAGAACTAACGTCTAAAACCATTGGTATTGATACTTTCGATAGAATTTTAGTTAATAGAAATATTGAATTGACCATAATTCAAGGTTCAGAATTAAAAGCCTTTATAGAAACTGGTGAAAATTTAATGAACGATGTAGAGGTTCATGTTATCGATGGTGAATTGCAACTTACAGATAATAACACGTGTAATTTATTTAGAAATTACGATCCAACAAAAATAACAATAACAACGCCAACATCTTTTTATCAGATTAGAAGTTCAACACAGTTTGAAGTGAAATCTGAAGGTGTGTTAACACTTGATGAATTACAGTTGTTTTCTGAAGATTTTAATGCTGAAGAAAGCTTTAATGTAGGCGATTTTAGGTTGCAGTTAGATGTTGAAGAACTGATAGTTGTGTCTAATAATATTTCAGTGTTTTATATTTCAGGAACTACTAATAAATTAACCGTAGGGTTTTATGCTGGAGCAGGTCGTTTTGAAGGTGCAAATCTAATTGCACAATCGGTAAACATTTTTCACAGAGGAAGTAACGATATCATTGTTAATCCGCAAGAATTATTAACAGGAGAACTTGTAAGTACAGGAGATGTAATCTCTAAAAATAAACCTGAAATTGTAGAAGTTGACACAAAATATAAGGGCCAATTATATTTTCAAGAGTAA
- the gldA gene encoding gliding motility-associated ABC transporter ATP-binding subunit GldA, producing MSIKVEQLSKVYGTQKALDNVSFSVGKPEIVGFLGPNGAGKSTMMKILTTFIDPTSGEAEVNGFNINTQTKAVQQSVGYLPEHNPLYLDMYVKEYLSFNAEIYKVSKQRISEVIELTGLTPESHKKIGQLSKGYRQRVGLANALLHDPEVLILDEPTTGLDPNQLVSIRELIKTIGQTKTVFLSTHIMQEVEAMCDRVIIINKGQIVSDKKLKDLQAGKAQIVLVEFDFRVEDAFLLRLPHVTSVVNTYGFVYEITFSTTEDMRPKVFDFAHDNELKIFQLTQKNESLEELFRTMTQD from the coding sequence ATGTCAATAAAGGTAGAACAGCTTAGTAAAGTGTATGGTACACAAAAAGCTTTAGATAACGTTTCTTTTTCTGTAGGCAAACCCGAAATTGTTGGTTTCCTTGGTCCAAATGGGGCAGGAAAATCTACAATGATGAAAATATTAACCACGTTTATAGACCCCACATCTGGTGAGGCTGAAGTGAATGGGTTTAATATTAATACTCAAACTAAAGCGGTTCAACAAAGTGTAGGTTATCTTCCAGAGCATAATCCGCTATACCTAGACATGTATGTGAAGGAGTATTTAAGTTTTAATGCCGAGATATATAAAGTCTCTAAACAACGTATTTCCGAAGTTATAGAACTTACTGGCTTAACACCAGAATCGCATAAAAAAATTGGGCAACTTTCTAAAGGTTATCGTCAACGTGTAGGTTTAGCCAACGCCTTATTACACGACCCTGAAGTTTTAATTTTAGATGAACCTACAACAGGATTAGATCCAAATCAATTGGTTTCTATTCGAGAATTGATTAAAACCATCGGACAAACAAAAACTGTTTTTCTTTCTACCCATATAATGCAAGAGGTTGAAGCTATGTGCGACCGTGTTATTATTATCAATAAAGGTCAGATTGTATCTGATAAAAAATTGAAAGATTTACAAGCTGGAAAAGCACAAATTGTTTTGGTAGAATTTGACTTTCGTGTAGAAGATGCTTTTTTATTGCGTTTACCGCACGTAACATCGGTAGTTAACACCTATGGATTTGTATATGAGATTACCTTCTCAACTACTGAAGATATGCGTCCGAAGGTATTCGATTTTGCACATGATAACGAATTGAAAATTTTTCAACTGACTCAGAAAAATGAAAGTTTAGAAGAATTATTTAGAACGATGACACAAGATTAA
- a CDS encoding prephenate dehydratase yields MVKTVSIQGIKGSFHHIVARTYFDNDVEIDECMSFDAVVDNLINKKSDVAIMALENTIAGSILPNYALIDKFNLHIIGEHYLDIQHNLMAYPGQKIEDIKEVYSHPMALLQCKTFFKDYPHIKLVEDKDTAETAERITSKQLKGVAAIASKTAAEIFGLEILAESIQTIKENETRFVIVKTQNSVLDESEITKASIRFVVEHKRGSLASVLNVLSDCRMSLTKIQSLPKIETPWKYAFFVDVTFLKYSNFEKAKSILDIMVKEFKVLGEYKNAKL; encoded by the coding sequence ATGGTAAAAACAGTTTCAATTCAAGGTATAAAGGGGTCATTCCATCACATCGTTGCTAGAACGTATTTTGATAACGATGTAGAAATTGATGAATGCATGTCTTTCGACGCTGTAGTCGACAATCTTATTAATAAAAAAAGTGATGTGGCGATTATGGCTTTAGAGAATACTATAGCTGGATCAATTTTACCAAATTACGCATTAATAGATAAGTTTAATCTTCATATTATTGGAGAACACTATTTAGATATTCAGCATAATTTAATGGCTTATCCTGGTCAGAAGATTGAAGATATTAAAGAAGTGTATTCGCACCCAATGGCGTTATTACAATGTAAAACATTCTTTAAAGATTATCCGCACATTAAGCTGGTAGAAGATAAAGATACTGCTGAAACTGCCGAACGCATTACATCAAAACAATTAAAGGGTGTTGCTGCCATTGCAAGTAAAACTGCAGCAGAAATTTTTGGATTAGAAATTTTAGCTGAAAGTATTCAAACAATAAAAGAAAACGAAACACGATTTGTTATTGTAAAAACACAGAATTCTGTTTTGGATGAAAGTGAAATTACTAAAGCCTCTATCCGATTTGTGGTAGAACACAAACGTGGTAGCTTAGCAAGTGTTTTAAATGTATTAAGCGATTGTAGAATGAGTTTAACCAAAATACAGTCGTTACCAAAAATAGAAACGCCTTGGAAATATGCTTTTTTTGTAGACGTAACCTTCTTAAAATATAGCAATTTCGAGAAAGCAAAATCCATATTAGATATTATGGTGAAAGAATTTAAAGTACTTGGCGAATATAAAAATGCAAAATTATGA
- a CDS encoding pyridoxal phosphate-dependent aminotransferase — protein MITVANRLQTVEEYYFSKKLREVNALKASGKPIINLGIGSPDLMPPQRVIDAITESFKHPNVHQYQSYQGLPELREAMGEFYKAQFGVDVDPASEILPLMGSKEGILHISMAFLNAGDEVLIPNPGYPTYASVTKLVEAKAVTYDLDETNGWLPDLEALEQTDLSKVKVMWVNYPHMPTGANATEALYVELVAFAKRNDILIVNDNPYSFVLNEKPKSILSVPGAKDICIELNSLSKTFNMAGWRVGMVLGNAEHLSAVLKVKSNMDSGMFYGIQKGAIEALKSTNMWFKSLNSVYQKRRDLVWKLADLLGCTYDVNATGLFVWSKLPEGVDAETFIDKILYENSIFITPGIIFGSQGKGYIRFSLCASEQELEEAITRIKFQN, from the coding sequence ATGATAACTGTAGCAAACAGGTTACAAACGGTCGAGGAATACTACTTTTCTAAGAAATTAAGAGAAGTAAATGCCTTAAAAGCAAGTGGAAAACCGATAATTAATCTTGGGATAGGAAGCCCAGATTTAATGCCACCACAACGTGTAATAGATGCTATTACCGAAAGTTTTAAACACCCAAATGTACACCAATATCAGAGTTATCAAGGCTTGCCAGAATTACGTGAAGCCATGGGCGAATTTTACAAAGCACAATTTGGTGTGGATGTAGACCCAGCGTCAGAAATTTTGCCTTTAATGGGGAGTAAAGAAGGAATTCTTCATATTTCTATGGCATTTTTAAATGCAGGCGATGAGGTTTTAATTCCAAATCCAGGATATCCAACATATGCATCGGTTACTAAATTAGTTGAAGCTAAAGCGGTGACTTACGATTTAGATGAAACCAACGGTTGGTTGCCAGATTTAGAGGCTTTAGAGCAAACAGATTTAAGTAAAGTAAAAGTGATGTGGGTTAATTATCCACATATGCCAACGGGAGCAAATGCAACCGAAGCACTATATGTAGAATTGGTTGCATTTGCAAAACGTAATGACATTTTAATTGTTAACGATAATCCATACAGTTTTGTATTAAACGAAAAACCGAAGAGTATTTTAAGTGTTCCTGGAGCAAAAGATATTTGTATCGAGCTTAATTCGTTAAGTAAAACCTTTAACATGGCAGGTTGGCGTGTAGGAATGGTTTTAGGAAATGCAGAACATTTAAGTGCTGTGCTTAAAGTTAAGAGTAATATGGATTCTGGTATGTTTTATGGTATTCAGAAAGGAGCAATTGAAGCTTTAAAAAGCACAAATATGTGGTTTAAAAGCTTAAATAGTGTCTACCAAAAACGTCGTGATTTAGTTTGGAAGCTAGCCGATTTATTAGGTTGCACTTACGATGTAAATGCAACAGGATTATTTGTATGGTCTAAATTACCAGAAGGTGTAGATGCCGAAACGTTTATTGATAAAATTTTATACGAGAATTCTATATTTATAACACCAGGAATTATTTTTGGTAGTCAAGGTAAAGGATATATCCGTTTTTCTTTATGTGCATCAGAGCAAGAATTAGAGGAGGCGATAACGCGAATTAAATTTCAAAATTAA